One window of the Desulfonatronum sp. SC1 genome contains the following:
- a CDS encoding response regulator — MKHRILFVDDEPQILQGLRRMLHGQSRDWEMHFAPGGKEALEVMAATPMDMVVSDMRMPGMDGVRLLTEVKSRFPKAVRVALSGQMDERMIMGSTKVVHQYLSKPCCPEILISVLRRILALRRYLAEEALAGLTSSLDQIPSLPKMYLAIQEELQSPHCSLKKIGEIISTDVGMSAKILQLVNSSFFGMRTKVVSPAQAVNLLGTETVKALVLHVQIFSQYDPRKCPNFSLARLSRHSLITATLAKRICAMENTTKDVQEDAFLAGILHDVGKLIFAVNCPVLYDEMLELISSRNMSLATVEGDALGADHAQLGAYLLGLWGMADPVVEAIAFHHNPAMSDTGQFTPLTALHAADSLIIGIQPEGPTGKAEGPDMNYLEARGLGDRIADWEKPAKELFGMAVGEASPTKQDGT; from the coding sequence ATGAAGCATCGAATTTTGTTCGTGGACGATGAGCCACAGATCCTGCAAGGATTGCGGCGGATGCTGCATGGTCAGAGCAGGGACTGGGAAATGCATTTCGCGCCAGGCGGGAAAGAAGCCCTGGAGGTAATGGCCGCAACGCCAATGGACATGGTGGTTTCGGACATGCGCATGCCGGGCATGGACGGGGTCCGGTTGCTGACCGAGGTCAAGAGCCGCTTCCCCAAGGCGGTTCGGGTGGCCTTGTCCGGCCAAATGGACGAACGGATGATCATGGGCTCCACCAAGGTGGTGCATCAGTATCTGAGCAAGCCATGCTGCCCGGAAATCCTGATCTCCGTGCTCCGACGCATCCTGGCCCTGCGCCGTTATCTGGCCGAGGAAGCCCTGGCCGGTCTTACATCCAGCCTGGACCAGATCCCCAGCCTGCCCAAAATGTATCTGGCCATCCAGGAGGAATTGCAATCTCCTCACTGTTCCCTGAAGAAAATCGGCGAGATCATTTCCACGGACGTGGGCATGTCCGCCAAGATTCTGCAACTGGTCAATTCCTCGTTTTTCGGAATGCGCACCAAGGTTGTCAGCCCGGCCCAGGCCGTGAACCTTCTGGGCACGGAAACGGTCAAGGCCTTGGTGCTGCACGTTCAGATCTTCTCCCAATACGATCCCAGGAAATGTCCGAACTTTTCCCTGGCCCGGCTTTCCCGGCACAGCCTGATAACGGCAACTCTGGCCAAACGGATCTGTGCCATGGAAAACACGACCAAGGACGTTCAGGAGGACGCCTTTCTGGCCGGCATCCTCCATGACGTGGGCAAGCTGATTTTTGCCGTGAACTGTCCGGTTCTCTACGACGAGATGCTGGAATTGATCTCGTCCCGGAACATGTCCCTGGCCACTGTGGAGGGGGACGCGCTGGGCGCCGATCATGCCCAGCTCGGAGCCTATTTGCTCGGCTTGTGGGGCATGGCCGATCCGGTGGTGGAAGCCATCGCCTTTCATCACAACCCTGCGATGAGCGACACGGGCCAGTTCACTCCCTTGACGGCCCTGCATGCCGCCGACTCCCTGATCATCGGCATCCAGCCGGAAGGACCCACGGGCAAGGCCGAGGGTCCGGACATGAACTATCTCGAAGCCCGCGGGCTGGGCGACCGGATCGCGGACTGGGAGAAACCGGCCAAGGAACTTTTCGGAATGGCCGTGGGCGAGGCCTCGCCCACGAAGCAAGACGGCACATGA
- a CDS encoding metal-dependent hydrolase, with the protein MGITRRLFFKGVGLALGAVGLQSIAPNRLEAGQGGSVGDKRLEGAVSIEWLGHGSFLFTSCAGKSILLDPWLMTNPRCPDKYRRVGSFGAVDYVLWTHGHVDHFMLSDAKDVVDQYQPKIIAPWELSFFIKSEIPEADCLTFTLANKGATSDFDGIKITMVEAFHSAGAQLTGFQGTNRFVGEAVGYILEFENGLRIYHSGDTSLMGDMKTIIGDYYQPDIAILPIGGVFTMGPEEAAHACALIRPRMVIPEHYATFPVLEQSAEAFTEAVARRAPDVVVQVLQPGIPFQA; encoded by the coding sequence ATGGGCATAACACGAAGATTGTTTTTCAAAGGTGTTGGTCTGGCCCTTGGCGCCGTGGGCTTGCAGTCAATAGCCCCGAATCGGCTGGAGGCAGGACAGGGGGGCAGTGTTGGTGATAAGCGGCTTGAAGGGGCGGTGAGCATTGAATGGCTGGGCCACGGCAGTTTTTTGTTCACCTCCTGCGCAGGCAAGTCAATTCTGCTCGATCCCTGGCTGATGACCAACCCTCGCTGTCCGGACAAATACCGTCGCGTCGGAAGCTTTGGCGCTGTAGACTACGTGCTCTGGACGCACGGCCATGTGGACCATTTCATGCTCAGCGACGCGAAGGACGTGGTGGATCAGTATCAACCCAAAATCATCGCCCCTTGGGAGTTGAGCTTTTTCATCAAGAGCGAAATCCCGGAGGCTGACTGTCTGACTTTTACTTTGGCCAACAAAGGCGCAACGTCGGATTTCGACGGCATCAAGATCACCATGGTCGAGGCCTTTCATTCCGCCGGGGCCCAACTGACCGGTTTTCAGGGTACGAACCGGTTCGTGGGCGAGGCCGTGGGCTATATTCTGGAGTTTGAAAATGGACTGCGTATTTACCATTCCGGAGATACGTCCCTGATGGGAGACATGAAAACGATCATCGGAGACTACTACCAACCGGACATCGCCATCCTCCCCATCGGCGGAGTATTCACCATGGGGCCTGAAGAGGCGGCGCACGCCTGCGCCCTGATCCGACCTCGCATGGTGATTCCCGAACATTACGCAACCTTTCCGGTACTTGAACAGTCCGCGGAGGCATTCACGGAGGCAGTGGCCCGACGCGCCCCCGACGTCGTTGTCCAGGTTTTGCAGCCCGGTATCCCTTTCCAAGCTTGA
- a CDS encoding ATP-binding protein: protein MLTSFLGAFLIIRTERNILVGNVVHSGEIIAKNVAFLTESAFWSLNWANVEQFLRELANDPEDGILVVQVVRPDGAVYLANDREVYGQSVESTLLTGQVQRHVDYFFSEHGQRGVLVAHPVIIGKDTWHALVGLSLRDVDAALATWFQRILVWGLAILGMVMALLLYISRAISRPIAALTRSAERIAHGNLELTPPISSQDEIGVLAMQFNRMVIHLRTAHEELQASERRNRALIESASAAQIGIALVENEGPRVALFRYVNQAVCRILGYERAELLGMPISMVIHPEDLPKAWRKLSNKTLNGEPVTPINLRGICKNGLQVPIEVSTSVTEFEGNVVLAVFVRDITEKVHAEELLIRHRDSLEETVLERTGELRNSLDELKRTQSQLLHAEKLASIGQLAAGIAHEINTPAQFVGDNVLFLQNAYRELHSILQNYGELLEQVRADSVDSQIVKKLEASLLETDLEFLLLETPLAIEQIRDGIGRISKIVRSMKEFAHPGGQEKKPSNINKALENTTIVTRNEWKYVAELEMDLDPALPEVFCLPDEINQVFLNVLVNASQAIREVVETEGQGMGLIRISTSRDDDQVEIRISDTGKGIPDAIRARIFDPFFTTKVVGQGTGQGLAIAHAVVVEKHHGSISFTSNEGHGTTFVIRLPIGDG, encoded by the coding sequence ATGCTGACATCCTTCCTCGGGGCGTTCCTGATCATACGAACGGAACGGAATATCCTGGTCGGCAATGTAGTCCACTCCGGCGAGATCATCGCAAAAAATGTTGCATTTCTGACGGAAAGTGCCTTCTGGTCCCTGAACTGGGCCAATGTCGAGCAGTTTTTACGAGAACTGGCGAATGATCCGGAGGACGGCATCCTGGTTGTTCAGGTGGTTCGTCCGGACGGAGCGGTGTATCTGGCCAATGACCGAGAAGTTTATGGACAATCGGTTGAATCGACATTGCTCACCGGCCAGGTGCAACGGCATGTGGACTACTTCTTTTCCGAACATGGTCAGCGAGGCGTTCTGGTGGCGCATCCGGTGATCATCGGCAAGGATACCTGGCATGCACTGGTCGGGCTCTCGCTTCGCGACGTTGATGCGGCGCTGGCGACCTGGTTCCAGCGTATATTGGTCTGGGGCTTGGCTATCCTGGGCATGGTCATGGCCCTGCTGCTTTATATTTCCCGAGCCATTTCCCGACCGATAGCCGCCTTGACCAGATCCGCGGAACGTATCGCCCATGGGAATCTGGAGTTAACCCCTCCAATCTCTTCCCAGGACGAAATCGGAGTGTTGGCCATGCAGTTTAACAGGATGGTCATTCACCTCCGTACGGCCCATGAGGAATTGCAGGCCTCCGAGCGGCGCAACAGGGCCCTCATCGAAAGCGCTTCCGCGGCCCAGATCGGTATTGCCTTGGTGGAGAACGAGGGTCCACGTGTCGCACTGTTTCGGTACGTGAATCAGGCCGTTTGCCGAATTTTGGGTTATGAGCGGGCCGAGTTGCTGGGAATGCCGATCAGCATGGTGATCCATCCCGAGGACTTGCCCAAAGCTTGGCGGAAGCTCAGCAACAAGACGCTGAATGGTGAGCCCGTCACGCCCATCAACCTGCGGGGAATATGCAAGAATGGTCTGCAAGTGCCCATCGAAGTGAGTACCTCTGTCACGGAATTCGAGGGCAATGTCGTACTTGCCGTTTTTGTGCGGGATATAACGGAAAAGGTTCATGCCGAAGAATTACTGATACGCCATCGGGATTCACTGGAGGAGACCGTTCTGGAGCGGACCGGAGAACTTCGGAACAGCCTTGATGAACTGAAGCGGACACAGAGTCAGCTCCTGCATGCTGAAAAATTGGCTTCCATTGGCCAGCTCGCCGCCGGAATCGCACATGAGATCAACACCCCGGCACAGTTCGTAGGGGATAACGTCCTTTTTCTCCAGAACGCCTACCGCGAATTGCACTCCATCCTGCAGAACTATGGCGAACTGCTGGAACAGGTCCGTGCGGACTCGGTGGATTCCCAAATCGTAAAAAAACTGGAAGCGTCGCTCCTGGAAACGGATCTTGAATTTTTGCTCCTGGAAACTCCACTGGCCATCGAACAGATTCGCGATGGAATCGGACGGATCAGTAAGATCGTTCGGTCCATGAAGGAATTCGCCCATCCCGGGGGCCAGGAAAAGAAACCCTCGAACATCAACAAGGCCCTTGAAAACACCACCATAGTGACCAGAAACGAGTGGAAATACGTGGCTGAACTGGAAATGGATCTCGACCCGGCTCTTCCAGAGGTGTTCTGCCTGCCCGACGAGATCAACCAGGTCTTTTTGAACGTCCTGGTCAACGCCAGCCAGGCCATTCGGGAAGTGGTCGAGACCGAGGGCCAAGGCATGGGACTGATCCGGATCAGCACCTCCCGTGACGACGATCAGGTTGAAATCCGAATCAGCGATACGGGCAAGGGCATCCCGGATGCCATTCGAGCCCGGATTTTCGATCCCTTTTTCACGACCAAGGTCGTGGGACAGGGTACTGGCCAAGGCTTGGCCATCGCCCATGCCGTGGTTGTGGAAAAACACCATGGGAGCATATCCTTCACGAGCAACGAAGGCCATGGCACCACGTTCGTAATTCGGCTGCCCATCGGAGACGGATAG
- a CDS encoding response regulator, translated as MPEPTKILIVEDLPTDAMLVEHEVREVLPESIFLVVETAPDFLAALESFQPDMILSDYSMPQFDGLTALKLALEHVPDTPFLIITGSINEETAVNCMQAGAWDYILKERIMRLGQAVLAALERGKERLEKKRAAEALEQSEALFRSLFEQHAAVKLLVDPDTAAIVDANQAASEFYGWSKEQLRSKRVYDINAMSPDLIRSKMRKAMVNHCVRFEAQHKLADGAHRDVEIFSSPVQTGEKPLLHSIVHDITSRKEAERALVAAKKQAEAANITKSEFLANMSHELRTPFNGIMGMMQLLQATPLNAEQQGFVAAAIESSKRFTRLLSDILEISSFEAGQTALTTSEFNVTEALESVMDLFRLRAREKGLDLDMTVDPAMPRSVLGDVTRVKQILFNLVGNALKFTDKGSIHIRLPPLSAAKGGDLRVMFSISDTGIGIPDDKLCTLFTPFVQVDGSITRPYQGAGLGLSIVKRLMELMNGNGLVESEVGQGTTVHVILPFTLPARDVAKAGHAAAVPGVTKKHLNILLAEDDSLNQMFMTHVLKKLGHAVTVANNGQEAVNLFQARDFDCILMDIQMPVMTGVEATRRIRAAEDGSRKSETPDRNSDLQVSGLSPQLSRHTPIIAVTAHTQPGDREKFLAAGMDDYLSKPVGIEELEKVLKRFFC; from the coding sequence ATGCCTGAACCGACAAAGATATTGATCGTCGAAGATCTACCCACGGACGCCATGCTGGTGGAGCATGAAGTCCGGGAGGTCTTGCCCGAATCCATCTTTCTTGTGGTGGAAACCGCTCCGGACTTCCTGGCGGCCTTGGAATCCTTTCAACCGGACATGATCCTGTCCGACTACTCCATGCCTCAATTCGACGGCCTCACCGCGCTCAAGCTGGCCCTGGAGCACGTTCCGGACACGCCCTTCCTCATCATTACCGGCTCCATCAACGAGGAAACCGCGGTAAACTGCATGCAGGCCGGAGCCTGGGATTACATTCTCAAGGAACGGATCATGCGACTGGGACAAGCCGTGCTCGCGGCCTTGGAAAGGGGCAAGGAACGGTTGGAAAAGAAACGTGCGGCCGAGGCCTTGGAGCAAAGCGAGGCTCTCTTCCGGAGCCTGTTTGAACAGCATGCCGCGGTCAAGCTGCTGGTGGACCCGGACACCGCGGCCATCGTGGACGCCAATCAGGCCGCGTCGGAATTCTATGGATGGTCGAAGGAGCAGCTCAGGTCCAAACGTGTCTATGATATCAACGCAATGTCTCCGGATCTGATCAGGTCCAAGATGCGGAAGGCCATGGTCAATCATTGTGTCCGCTTCGAGGCCCAGCACAAACTCGCGGACGGCGCGCATCGCGACGTGGAAATATTCAGCAGCCCCGTCCAAACCGGCGAAAAGCCCCTTCTGCACTCCATTGTCCACGACATCACCAGTCGCAAGGAGGCCGAACGAGCCCTGGTCGCGGCCAAGAAGCAGGCCGAGGCGGCTAATATTACCAAGTCCGAGTTTCTGGCCAATATGAGCCATGAACTGCGCACGCCCTTCAACGGGATCATGGGCATGATGCAGCTCTTGCAGGCCACGCCCTTAAACGCGGAGCAGCAGGGATTCGTGGCCGCGGCCATCGAGTCTTCCAAGCGATTTACCCGGCTGCTCTCGGACATCCTGGAAATCTCCAGCTTCGAGGCGGGCCAGACGGCCCTGACTACGTCCGAATTCAACGTGACTGAAGCCCTGGAATCCGTCATGGACCTGTTCCGCCTCCGCGCTCGGGAAAAGGGCCTTGACCTGGATATGACCGTTGATCCGGCCATGCCTCGAAGCGTCCTGGGTGACGTGACGCGGGTCAAGCAGATCCTGTTCAATCTGGTGGGCAACGCCCTGAAATTCACGGACAAGGGTTCGATCCATATCCGCCTGCCCCCCCTGTCCGCTGCCAAGGGCGGCGATCTGCGGGTCATGTTCTCCATCTCCGACACCGGCATCGGCATCCCTGACGATAAGCTGTGCACCCTGTTCACGCCCTTTGTCCAGGTGGACGGCTCCATTACCCGGCCCTATCAGGGTGCCGGTCTGGGGCTCTCCATCGTCAAGCGGCTCATGGAACTGATGAATGGAAACGGCTTGGTGGAAAGCGAGGTCGGCCAGGGAACCACCGTCCATGTGATCCTGCCCTTCACCCTCCCGGCAAGGGACGTCGCGAAAGCGGGCCATGCCGCCGCCGTGCCCGGCGTGACAAAAAAGCACCTGAACATCCTTCTTGCCGAGGACGACTCCCTGAACCAGATGTTCATGACACACGTGCTGAAAAAACTCGGACACGCCGTAACCGTGGCCAACAATGGCCAGGAGGCCGTGAACCTCTTCCAGGCAAGAGACTTTGACTGCATCCTGATGGACATCCAGATGCCGGTAATGACCGGGGTGGAGGCGACACGGCGCATTCGCGCCGCGGAAGACGGAAGTCGGAAGTCAGAAACCCCGGACCGAAACTCTGACCTTCAGGTTTCAGGTCTCAGCCCTCAGCTCTCTCGACATACGCCCATCATCGCCGTAACCGCCCATACCCAGCCCGGAGATCGGGAAAAATTCTTGGCCGCCGGCATGGACGACTACCTGAGCAAACCGGTGGGGATCGAGGAGCTGGAAAAGGTTTTAAAGCGCTTTTTTTGTTGA
- a CDS encoding complex I subunit 5 family protein, with translation MIWLIVIGFPLLICCLLGHVRTRNLAAGPGLWLSPLPALGLALVGGGAPGVFPALFLETTLHFGPYGRVFLLLAAVLWTAAGLFAWSSAQSDSGGRDRFRFAFFFLVTLSGNLGVCVAQDLASFYVFFAMMSFAAYGLIVHDQTPKAFHAGKIYLIMTVVGEVLLAAAFFYAGIIADSLLFADAAQALAGAEAGWNRNALIFSLALVGFGIKAGVVGLHFWLPLAHPAAPTAASAVLSGVMIKIGLLGWLQLFPLTAGLTIWGMGMAWLGLAGAVYAAAAGFARHDPKTILAYSSVSQMGLMTMGVGFAMAADGSGAWGGLALGADPLLSGLLVFVLVHGLAKAALFLGVGLAKAARWSRFQARLILVGLAAAGLVLAGAPFTGGALVKQALKSGAGQLSPIWSDFFIAVLPLTAVGTTLLMAMFLWRVWRSMSVDVGRPETHPETAYDFESAKTGLGMVLASGGLLILVIGVDPLAFLALPESLLRMGLASEGWKGLWDGLWPIALGLVATGLFLRFNLDSAETKGLDDLVLAAMERNASRLRSWWWRSPYCDPAYGTIDLVAWSDRILQSRWMQTVPDRIERRLLYWHTVGVLFVGFVLVFLAVTWWSGR, from the coding sequence ATGATCTGGCTGATCGTCATCGGCTTTCCGCTACTCATCTGCTGCCTGCTCGGCCATGTCCGGACCCGGAATCTGGCTGCCGGGCCGGGGCTTTGGCTGTCGCCGTTGCCGGCCCTGGGGCTTGCCCTGGTCGGCGGTGGAGCGCCCGGAGTTTTCCCGGCCTTGTTTCTGGAAACTACGCTCCATTTCGGGCCGTACGGTAGGGTCTTTCTGCTCCTGGCGGCCGTGCTCTGGACCGCGGCGGGCCTGTTCGCTTGGTCCTCGGCGCAAAGCGACTCCGGCGGTCGGGATCGTTTCCGGTTTGCCTTCTTTTTCCTGGTGACCCTGAGCGGCAACCTCGGGGTCTGCGTGGCCCAGGACCTGGCCTCGTTCTACGTCTTTTTCGCCATGATGAGTTTCGCCGCCTACGGGTTGATCGTCCACGACCAGACGCCCAAGGCGTTTCATGCCGGGAAGATCTATCTGATCATGACCGTGGTCGGCGAGGTGCTGTTGGCCGCGGCCTTTTTCTATGCCGGGATCATCGCGGACAGCCTGCTGTTCGCGGACGCGGCCCAAGCCCTGGCAGGCGCGGAGGCAGGATGGAACCGAAACGCTCTGATCTTCTCCCTGGCCCTGGTCGGGTTCGGGATCAAGGCCGGGGTGGTCGGCTTGCACTTTTGGTTGCCCCTGGCTCATCCGGCGGCTCCCACCGCGGCCAGCGCGGTGCTCAGCGGGGTGATGATCAAGATCGGCCTGCTGGGGTGGCTGCAACTGTTTCCGCTCACCGCCGGTCTGACAATCTGGGGGATGGGGATGGCCTGGCTGGGCTTGGCCGGCGCGGTCTACGCCGCCGCCGCCGGGTTTGCCCGGCACGATCCGAAGACCATTTTGGCCTATTCCAGCGTCAGTCAGATGGGGCTGATGACCATGGGCGTTGGCTTCGCCATGGCCGCCGACGGGTCTGGGGCCTGGGGCGGGCTTGCCTTGGGGGCTGATCCTTTGTTGTCCGGGCTGCTGGTGTTCGTATTGGTCCACGGTCTGGCCAAGGCCGCGCTCTTTCTGGGAGTAGGGCTGGCCAAGGCGGCACGGTGGAGCCGCTTCCAGGCCAGGCTGATCCTGGTCGGCCTGGCCGCGGCCGGGCTGGTCCTGGCCGGGGCGCCGTTCACAGGCGGAGCCTTGGTCAAGCAGGCCCTGAAATCCGGAGCCGGGCAGTTGTCGCCGATCTGGAGCGACTTTTTCATCGCCGTGCTGCCTCTGACGGCCGTGGGCACGACCTTGCTCATGGCCATGTTCCTTTGGCGGGTTTGGCGGAGCATGTCCGTAGACGTTGGTCGTCCCGAAACACATCCCGAAACAGCTTATGATTTCGAGAGCGCGAAGACGGGACTGGGCATGGTTTTGGCCTCGGGGGGGCTGTTGATCCTGGTGATTGGAGTGGATCCGCTGGCATTCCTGGCGCTGCCCGAATCGTTGTTGAGGATGGGCCTCGCTTCAGAGGGTTGGAAGGGCCTCTGGGACGGGCTGTGGCCCATTGCCTTGGGGTTGGTCGCTACGGGGCTGTTTCTTCGCTTCAACCTGGACAGCGCTGAAACCAAAGGACTGGACGACCTGGTCCTGGCAGCCATGGAGCGGAACGCGTCCCGCCTGCGCTCCTGGTGGTGGCGCAGCCCGTACTGCGACCCAGCCTATGGGACCATCGATCTCGTGGCCTGGTCGGACCGGATTCTACAAAGCCGCTGGATGCAAACCGTTCCGGACCGGATCGAGCGGCGGCTGTTGTACTGGCATACCGTGGGCGTGTTGTTCGTCGGGTTTGTGCTGGTATTTCTTGCCGTGACCTGGTGGAGTGGGCGATAG
- a CDS encoding complex I subunit 5 family protein translates to MTMTSWLPLIVLCSSLITGLIIFLLPEERSGWRTALNMTGATVKVVGVFVMAWGVLVRGAVYEARFTMGLGFDFVLQVDLLSLAFVSLSSNLWFLTTLYAVGYLEGSRNRSRFFGFFSLCVTASTGVALAGNLITFFIFYEFLTLVTYPLVIHQGTPQALAAGRTYLWYAMGAGAVLFLGVVGLQTLAGPFDFVSGGVLGAMEHIGPWEARVIFALLICGLAVKNAFVPLHGWLPAAMVAPAPVSALLHAVAVVKAGAFGVLRVVQDVFGKDFASELGVLEPLAAVVVSTILFGSLRALMQNELKRRLAYSTVSQVSYIALGAVVLGPLATVGGLAHLVHQGIMKITLFFCAGIFARSRNIHRIDQMDGLGRTMPMTMALFTIAALGMIGVPPVAGFVSKWYLAQGGIQAGQDWVVVVLVLSSLLNAAYFLPILYRAWFRPCVEGPELDGEQARCGIWEAPWMLLLPTLATAFFSLAAGVFAGWEWSPLGVAQMITTGRGAFP, encoded by the coding sequence ATGACCATGACCTCCTGGCTGCCGTTGATCGTGCTGTGCAGTTCCCTGATCACCGGGCTGATCATCTTCCTCCTCCCCGAGGAGCGCTCCGGATGGCGCACGGCCCTGAACATGACCGGGGCCACTGTGAAGGTGGTCGGGGTTTTTGTGATGGCCTGGGGCGTGCTGGTCCGGGGGGCCGTGTACGAAGCGCGTTTCACCATGGGGCTGGGGTTCGACTTCGTCTTGCAGGTGGACCTGCTGTCCCTGGCCTTTGTCTCTCTGTCCAGCAATCTCTGGTTCCTGACCACTCTGTACGCCGTGGGTTATTTGGAAGGGTCCAGGAATCGGAGCCGGTTTTTCGGGTTTTTCAGCCTGTGCGTGACCGCGTCCACCGGGGTGGCCCTGGCCGGAAACCTGATCACGTTTTTCATCTTCTACGAGTTTCTGACCCTGGTTACCTATCCCCTGGTGATCCACCAGGGGACGCCGCAAGCCCTGGCCGCCGGGCGGACGTATCTGTGGTACGCCATGGGCGCTGGGGCCGTGCTGTTTCTGGGCGTGGTCGGACTTCAGACCCTGGCCGGCCCCTTTGATTTCGTTTCCGGTGGGGTCCTGGGGGCCATGGAGCACATCGGTCCATGGGAGGCCCGGGTCATCTTCGCTCTGTTGATTTGCGGGCTGGCCGTGAAAAACGCCTTCGTCCCTCTGCACGGCTGGCTGCCCGCGGCCATGGTCGCCCCGGCCCCCGTCAGCGCGCTGCTGCACGCCGTGGCCGTGGTCAAGGCCGGTGCCTTCGGCGTACTCCGGGTGGTCCAGGACGTCTTCGGCAAGGACTTCGCGTCCGAGCTCGGAGTGCTGGAGCCCCTGGCCGCGGTGGTGGTCTCCACGATCCTGTTCGGCTCCCTGCGGGCCTTGATGCAGAACGAGCTGAAACGCCGCCTAGCCTATTCCACGGTCAGTCAGGTGTCCTACATCGCCCTGGGCGCGGTTGTCCTGGGCCCCCTGGCCACGGTGGGCGGGCTGGCCCATCTGGTCCACCAGGGGATCATGAAGATCACCCTGTTTTTCTGTGCCGGGATCTTCGCCCGGTCCCGGAATATCCACCGCATCGACCAGATGGACGGCCTGGGCCGGACCATGCCCATGACCATGGCCCTGTTCACCATCGCCGCCCTGGGCATGATCGGGGTTCCGCCGGTGGCCGGGTTTGTCAGCAAATGGTACCTGGCCCAGGGCGGCATTCAGGCCGGGCAGGATTGGGTGGTGGTGGTCCTGGTGCTCAGCAGCCTGCTCAACGCCGCCTATTTTCTGCCCATTCTGTACCGGGCATGGTTCCGGCCCTGCGTCGAAGGGCCCGAGCTTGACGGCGAGCAGGCCCGGTGCGGAATCTGGGAGGCACCGTGGATGCTCCTGCTGCCCACTCTGGCCACGGCCTTTTTCTCCCTGGCCGCCGGGGTGTTCGCCGGATGGGAGTGGAGCCCGCTGGGCGTGGCCCAGATGATCACCACTGGTCGAGGGGCTTTTCCGTGA
- a CDS encoding complex I subunit 5 family protein codes for MILVPFMGGVACLLLRGRAVAWAGLAASAVTAWTCLPLLRHVWHSGPVRVDLGGWAAPLGIGLYLDGLGAMFLLLTSIVGLLVGVYALAFFGRGREYARMEPYFWPVWLVLWGGLNGVYLSADVFNAYVLLEMVGLGAVGLTVLSGTNDALVAGLRYLLATMFGSLIYLLGVALLYAQTGHLDIFLLAEAVDGSLPVLVAFGLMTGGLLIKAALLPFHFWLPPAHAGAPAPVSAILSGMVTKASFFLLLRIWFVVFPEVTAPVAGQLLGVLGAAAVLWGSLQAVRQTRLKLLVAYSTVGQLGYLFFLFALLTPAGGAAWSEGWASMAWAGTVFHVFSHGLAKAALFMAAGCLLLAMGTDELAAMRDIAGRLPVVTFTLGVAGVSLMGLPPSAGFVAKWMLLKASLASGQWWWAVVIALGGLLTAAYVFKILSFTFVPVGGHDANAGLEDGREVNESQLSKNSGVPELRPVPALMTLSALFLAALCVLFGFRAEEVITLLLRDMGLDPPFDALLMGNFGGDRP; via the coding sequence ATGATTCTGGTCCCGTTCATGGGCGGCGTGGCCTGCCTGTTGCTTCGAGGTCGGGCCGTGGCCTGGGCCGGGCTGGCCGCCTCAGCGGTCACGGCCTGGACCTGTCTGCCGCTGTTGCGCCACGTCTGGCACTCCGGCCCGGTTCGGGTCGACCTGGGTGGATGGGCCGCGCCCTTGGGCATCGGGCTGTATCTGGACGGGCTGGGAGCGATGTTTCTGCTGCTCACGTCCATCGTCGGTCTGCTGGTGGGCGTCTATGCCCTTGCTTTTTTCGGACGGGGCCGGGAATACGCGCGAATGGAGCCCTATTTCTGGCCTGTCTGGCTGGTGCTCTGGGGCGGTTTGAACGGTGTGTATCTCAGCGCGGACGTGTTCAACGCCTACGTGCTGTTGGAGATGGTCGGGCTGGGGGCCGTGGGGTTGACCGTGCTCTCCGGAACCAACGACGCCCTGGTGGCCGGCCTGCGCTACCTGCTGGCGACCATGTTCGGGTCGTTGATCTATCTCCTGGGCGTGGCCCTGTTGTACGCCCAGACCGGCCATTTGGACATTTTCCTGCTGGCCGAAGCCGTGGATGGTTCGCTCCCCGTGCTGGTCGCCTTCGGGCTGATGACCGGCGGGCTATTGATCAAGGCCGCGCTGCTGCCGTTCCATTTCTGGCTGCCCCCGGCCCATGCCGGTGCTCCGGCCCCGGTCAGCGCCATCCTTTCCGGGATGGTGACCAAGGCGTCGTTTTTCCTGTTGCTGCGGATATGGTTCGTGGTCTTTCCGGAAGTTACGGCTCCGGTGGCGGGGCAGTTGCTGGGCGTCCTGGGGGCCGCGGCCGTGCTCTGGGGGTCCCTGCAGGCCGTGCGTCAGACCCGGTTGAAGCTGTTGGTGGCCTATTCCACGGTGGGCCAACTGGGGTATCTGTTTTTTCTCTTCGCCCTGCTCACTCCCGCCGGTGGAGCGGCCTGGAGCGAGGGCTGGGCGAGTATGGCCTGGGCCGGCACGGTCTTCCATGTTTTTTCCCACGGGCTGGCCAAGGCGGCCCTGTTCATGGCCGCGGGCTGTCTGCTGCTGGCCATGGGCACGGACGAGTTGGCGGCCATGCGGGACATCGCCGGGCGGTTGCCCGTGGTCACCTTCACCCTGGGCGTGGCCGGGGTGAGCCTGATGGGCCTGCCGCCCAGCGCCGGATTCGTGGCCAAGTGGATGCTGCTTAAGGCCTCCCTGGCCAGCGGGCAATGGTGGTGGGCCGTGGTCATCGCCCTGGGCGGACTGCTCACCGCGGCCTATGTCTTCAAGATCCTCTCCTTCACCTTCGTGCCGGTGGGCGGGCATGATGCGAATGCCGGCCTAGAAGACGGTCGAGAGGTCAATGAAAGTCAGCTCTCGAAGAATTCCGGCGTTCCGGAACTGCGCCCCGTGCCCGCTCTAATGACTTTGTCGGCGCTGTTTCTGGCCGCGCTGTGCGTACTGTTCGGATTTCGGGCCGAGGAAGTGATTACTTTGCTGCTTCGAGACATGGGGCTTGACCCCCCCTTTGATGCGTTACTGATGGGGAATTTCGGCGGAGACCGGCCATGA